The DNA window ACTCCATGGGTTAAATGATTTGCCTGTTAATTATTAGCGCCAAATACAGGAAATCGTTAAAACGTATTGGCTATAAGTCGGAATAAATCACTTATAAACATAGCACGCTCAAATCACCCACTTATTAAGACAATGCTGACGGTTCCTCCATATTTCCTTCATTTTTATGCCGTCTTCGCTGGCTAAACTAGTATCCTGTAAGGAGTGTCATTTTTGTGGCAATGAGTGCCCGCGCCCCTGCCTTTTGGAGAGAATTTTCACCACCATGAATGCAAAACCCCAACGTCGTTCCCTGCTGCTGCGCCTGCTGGTTGCGGCGATTGCGATCATCGTCGCCGTTCTGGCCTGGCGCCATTTCAGCGCCGCCCAACCGACCGCCGGGACGACGCCGGGTGCGCACCAGGCCGCCGGTAAAACGGGAGCCGGCCGCGCCGCGGGCGGCAGACGCGGCGCGCCGATGTCGCCGGTGCAGGTGGCGACCGCCACCCGCCAGACGGTGCCACGCTATCTTTCCGGCTTGGGCACCGCCACCGCCGCCAATACCGTGACCGTCACCAGCCGGGTCGATGGCCAACTGATGGCGATCCACTTTACCGAAGGCCAGCAGGTCAAAGCCGGCGATCTGCTGGCGGAAATCGATCCCCGGCCGTTCCAGGTTCAGTTGACCCAGGCTCAGGGGCAGTTGGCAAAAGATCAGGCCACGCTGGCCAACGCCCGGCGCGACCTGGCGCGCTATCAACAACTGGTGAAAACCAATCTGGTTTCCCGCCAGGAGCTGGATACGCAGGCCTCGCTGGTGCAGCAGACCGAAGGCGCGATCAAGGCCGATCAGGGCGCGGTCGACAGCGCCAAACTGCAGATCACCTACAGCCGCATCACTGCGCCAATCGACGGCCGCGTCGGCCTGAAACTGGTCGACGTCGGCAACTATGTCACCAGCGGCAGCACCACCGGTCTGGTGGTGATCACGCAGACGCACCCGATCGACGTGGTGTTCACGCTGCCCGAAGGCAACATCGCCGATCTGCTCAAGGCGCAAAAAGCCGGGCCGGTGAGCGTCGAAGCCTGGGACCGCACCAACCAGAACAAGCTGACGACCGGTTCGCTGCTGAGCCTGGACAACCAAATTGATACCACCACCGGCACCATCAAGCTGAAAGCGCGCTTCACCAACGAAGATGACGCGCTGTTCCCCAACCAGTTCGTCAACGCGCGGCTGCAGGTGGATACCCTGCACGATGCGGTGGTGATCCCGACCGCCGCGCTGCAGATGGGCAACGAGGGCAACTTCGTCTGGACGCTCGGTGAAGACAACAAGGTCAGCAAACATCGGGTCACCGCCGGCGTGCAGGACAGCCGGCAGGTGGTGATCAGCGCCGGCCTCAACGCCGGCGATCGGGTGGTGACCGACGGCATCGATCGCCTGACCGATGGCATGCAGGTAGAAGTGCTCGCGCCGAGCGAAGCGCCGGCGGCGGCCAACGCCAAGCGCGAACCTGACGTTCAGAGGAAGTCCTGATGCAGGTGATGCCTCCCAACGCCGGCGGCGGTCCGTCCCGCCTGTTTATTCTGCGTCCGGTCGCCACCACGTTGCTGATGATGGCGATATTGCTGGCGGGGATTATCGGCTATCGCGCGCTGCCAGTGTCCGCCCTGCCGGAGGTGGATTACCCCACCATCCAGGTGGTGACGCTGTACCCCGGCGCCAGCCCGGACGTGGTGACCTCCGCCATTACCGCGCCGCTGGAACGCCAGTTCGGCCAGATGTCCGGCCTGAAGCAAATGGCGTCGCAAAGCTCCGGCGGCGCCTCGGTGGTCACCCTGCAGTTCCAGTTGGCGCTGCCGCTCGACGTCGCGGAGCAGGAAGTGCAGGCGGCGATTAACTCCGCCACCAACCTGCTGCCGACCGATCTGCCCTACCCGCCGATCTACAGCAAGGTTAACCCCGCCGATCCGCCGATCCTGACGCTGGCCGTGACCTCCACCGCCATGCCGATGACGCAGGTGGAAGACATGGTGGAAACCCGCGTGGCGCAAAAAATTTCTCAGGTGACCGGCGTCGGCCTGGTGACGCTGGCCGGCGGCCAACGCCCGGCGGTGCGCGTAAAATTGAACGCCGCGGCGGTCGCCGCCTATGGCCTGAACAGTGAAAACATCCGCGCCGCCATCAGCAACGCCAACGTCAACTCGGCGAAAGGCAGCCTTGACGGCCCGACCCGATCGGTCACCCTGTCCGCCAACGACCAAATGAAATCTGCCGACGACTATCGTCAGCTGATCGTCGCCTATCAGAACGGCGCGGCGATCCGCCTGCAGGATATCGCCACCATTGAACAAGGGGCGGAAAACACCCGGCTGGCGGCCTGGGCCAACAAGCAACAGGCGATCGTGCTGAACATCCAACGCCAGCCCGGCGTCAACGTCATCACCACCGCCGACAGCATCCGCGAAATGCTGCCGACGCTGATTAAAAGCCTGCCCAAGTCGGTCGACGTCAAGGTGTTGACCGATCGCACCACCACCATCCGCGCCTCGGTCAGCGACGTGCAGTTCGAGCTGCTGCTGGCGATCGCGCTGGTGGTGATGGTGATCTACGTGTTCCTGCGCAACGTGCCGGCGACCATTATCCCCAGCGTGGCGGTGCCGCTGTCGCTGGTCGGCACCTTCGCCGCCATGTACTTCCTCGGCTTCTCCATCAACAACCTGACGCTGATGGCGCTGACCATCGCCACCGGCTTCGTGGTGGACGACGCCATCGTGGTGATCGAGAACATCTCGCGCTATATCGAGAAAGGGGAAAAACCGCTCGACGCCGCACTGAAAGGCGCCGGCGAGATCGGCTTCACCATCATCTCGCTGACCTTCTCGCTGGTGGCGGTGCTGATCCCGCTGCTGTTCATGGGCGACATCGTCGGCCGCCTGTTCCGCGAGTTCGCCGTCACGCTGGCGGTGGCGATATTGATCTCCGCCGTGGTGTCGCTGACGCTGACGCCGATGATGTGCGCACGCATGCTCAGCCACGAATCGCTGCGCAAGCAGAACCGTTTTTCCGCCGCCTCCGAACGCTTTTTCGACCGGGTGATCGCGCAATACGGCAAGTGGTTGAAAACGGTGCTTAACCATCCCTGGCTGACGCTCGGCGTGGCCGTGGGCACCCTGGCGCTGACGGTATTGCTGTACCTGCTGATCCCGAAAGGTTTCTTCCCGGTGCAGGACAACGGCATCATTCAGGGCACGCTGGAGGCGCCGCAGAGCGTCTCGTTCAGCAATATGGCCGAGCGCCAGCAGCAGGTCGCGGCGCAGATCCTCAAAGATCCGGCGGTGGAGAGCCTGACGTCGTTCGTCGGCATCGACGGCAGCAACGCCACGCTCAACAGCGGCCGGCTGCAGATCAACCTGAAGCCGCTGAGCGAACGCAGCGACCGCATTCCGGCGATCATCAACCGCCTGCAGCAGCAAACGGCGCAGTTCCCCGGCGTGAAGCTGTATCTGCAGCCGGTGCAGGATCTGACCATCGATACCCAAGTCAGCCGCACCCAGTACCAATTCACCCTGCAGGCGATGTCGCTGGACGATCTCAGCCTGTGGGTGCCGCAGCTGATGGATGAGCTGAAGCAAACCCCGCAGTTGGCGGACGTCACCAGCG is part of the Serratia marcescens genome and encodes:
- a CDS encoding MdtA/MuxA family multidrug efflux RND transporter periplasmic adaptor subunit, which gives rise to MNAKPQRRSLLLRLLVAAIAIIVAVLAWRHFSAAQPTAGTTPGAHQAAGKTGAGRAAGGRRGAPMSPVQVATATRQTVPRYLSGLGTATAANTVTVTSRVDGQLMAIHFTEGQQVKAGDLLAEIDPRPFQVQLTQAQGQLAKDQATLANARRDLARYQQLVKTNLVSRQELDTQASLVQQTEGAIKADQGAVDSAKLQITYSRITAPIDGRVGLKLVDVGNYVTSGSTTGLVVITQTHPIDVVFTLPEGNIADLLKAQKAGPVSVEAWDRTNQNKLTTGSLLSLDNQIDTTTGTIKLKARFTNEDDALFPNQFVNARLQVDTLHDAVVIPTAALQMGNEGNFVWTLGEDNKVSKHRVTAGVQDSRQVVISAGLNAGDRVVTDGIDRLTDGMQVEVLAPSEAPAAANAKREPDVQRKS
- a CDS encoding MdtB/MuxB family multidrug efflux RND transporter permease subunit yields the protein MQVMPPNAGGGPSRLFILRPVATTLLMMAILLAGIIGYRALPVSALPEVDYPTIQVVTLYPGASPDVVTSAITAPLERQFGQMSGLKQMASQSSGGASVVTLQFQLALPLDVAEQEVQAAINSATNLLPTDLPYPPIYSKVNPADPPILTLAVTSTAMPMTQVEDMVETRVAQKISQVTGVGLVTLAGGQRPAVRVKLNAAAVAAYGLNSENIRAAISNANVNSAKGSLDGPTRSVTLSANDQMKSADDYRQLIVAYQNGAAIRLQDIATIEQGAENTRLAAWANKQQAIVLNIQRQPGVNVITTADSIREMLPTLIKSLPKSVDVKVLTDRTTTIRASVSDVQFELLLAIALVVMVIYVFLRNVPATIIPSVAVPLSLVGTFAAMYFLGFSINNLTLMALTIATGFVVDDAIVVIENISRYIEKGEKPLDAALKGAGEIGFTIISLTFSLVAVLIPLLFMGDIVGRLFREFAVTLAVAILISAVVSLTLTPMMCARMLSHESLRKQNRFSAASERFFDRVIAQYGKWLKTVLNHPWLTLGVAVGTLALTVLLYLLIPKGFFPVQDNGIIQGTLEAPQSVSFSNMAERQQQVAAQILKDPAVESLTSFVGIDGSNATLNSGRLQINLKPLSERSDRIPAIINRLQQQTAQFPGVKLYLQPVQDLTIDTQVSRTQYQFTLQAMSLDDLSLWVPQLMDELKQTPQLADVTSDWQDQGLVAYVNVDRDSASRLGVTMSDVDNALYNAFGQRLISTIYTQANQYRVVLEHDVSATPGLAALNEIRLSGNDGAVVPLSAIAKIEERFGPLSVNHLDQFPSATVSFNVADGYSLGEAVDAVTQAEKNLNMPRDITTQFQGATLAFQAALGSTLWLILAAVVAMYIVLGVLYESFIHPVTILSTLPTAGVGALLALMMAGSELDVIAIIGIILLIGIVKKNAIMMIDFALAAEREQGLSPRDAIYQACLLRFRPILMTTLAALLGALPLMLSTGVGAELRHPLGVCMVGGLIMSQILTLFTTPVIYLLFDKLARNTHRQPDTQELP